DNA from Granulicella arctica:
GATTAGGTCCTCACCCATAATGTGGCGCAGCGTGTTCTTCAGCTTCATCGACTGGATGAACAGATCGTGCTCCGGATAGACGCCTGGCGCGGTGTCGGGATCCTTGAAGTAGAAGCTCAGCCACTCTTGAATGCCGAGGCCGCGCAGACTCGGCGTACGCGCTGCCAGGTCTATGAACAGGATGAGGTCGAGCGCAAGCGGAGCCGCAAGGATCGAATCGCGGCAGAGGAAGTCCACCTTAAGCTGCATCGGATAACCGAGCCAGCCGAAGATATCTATATTGTCCCAGCCCTCCTTGTTATCACCACGTGGCGGATAGTAATTAATGCGAACCTTATGGTAAAGATCCTTGTATAGATCCGGGTGCAGCTCTGGCTGGAAGATATGCTCGAGCACGCCAAGCTTCGATACCTCCTTCGTCTTGAAGGAATCGGGATCGTCCAGAACCTCACCATCGCGGTTACCAAGGATGTTGGTCGAGTACCAACCCGAGACACCAAGCATGCGAGTCTTGAAGGCAGGCGCGAGCACCGTCTTGATGAAGGTCTGCCCCGTCTTGAAGTCCTTGCCGCAGATCGGCGCGTTCATCTTCTTCGACAGCTCCTGTAGCGCCGGAATATCGACAGTCAGGTTCGGAGCCCCGTTCGCGAAGGGAATGCCCTCCTTCAGAGCAGCCCACGCATACAACATGGAGGGCGTGATCGACGGATCGTCATCGACGAGCCCCTTCTCGAAGGCCGCAAGCGTCTGGTGAACCGGCGCATGCTCCATGAAGATCTCAGTCGACCCGCACCAGATCATCACCTGGCGATCGGTCTTCGTCTTGAACTCTGCGATGTCGTTGCGGATCTGGTTCGCGAGATCGCACTTGTTCTTGCCGGTCTTCACCTTTTGGCCGGTAAGACGCTTGACGTAGTGCTGGTCGAAGGCCGCAGGCATCGGCTCGATCGACTCAAGATACGGTCTCATCGACTCCAACTGGTCGCGGTCGAGCACCTGCGCGGTCTTCGCCGCATCGTAGAGATTGCCGCCGAAGATATCCCATCCGGTGAAGACGAGGTCGTCGAGCTGAGCAATAGGAACAAAATCCTTAATCAATGGGCTGTTAGCATCGGTGCGCTTGCCCAGACGAATCGTCCCCATCTGCGAGATGGAGCCGATGGGTTTCGCAAAACCGCGGCGCACGGCTTCCACGCCGGCGATAAGAGTGGTGGCGACGGCTCCCATGCCGGGAATCATGACGCCTAATTTTCCAGTTGCAGGTTTAATGCTGGCCGCGGCTTGCGTGGCGGCTTCGGGTGTAGACATTCTGGCAGGTCCTTCTGTGAGTCAATTTCCGCTCGGGGCAGCTACGGAGAACTCAGTATTGCTCACAGACACAACGATGCGCAACTCCTTGCGATACAAGAAGTTACGTCACCGCTAACTACTCCGAAGACTACGCTGGCTCGGTCTTGATGCGGTTCTTCCAGTGCGAGGTGACGAACAATACAAACAACACCAGCAGCACAACCTCGACCCCCAGATGGAATCGATGAAAGACTGCCTTAAATTGCGGATTAGTATCCCATTGTGCACCGAGCTTCATGCCAACATACGCCAGCGCATAGCACCAGGGCCACGATCCGATGAACGTATAGAGGTGAAAGCGGAGCTGGTTCATCTTCGCTACACCGGCAGGAAAAGCGATAAAGGTGCGAACGATGGGCAACATACGACCAATGAGCACGGTGATAGAACCAAAACGCGCAAAGAAGTGATCCACGCGATCGAGATCGCGTCGGCTAAGGAGCATCCAGCTCCCATAGCGCTCCACCATGGGACGGCCTCCACGAGCACCAACCCAATAGGCAGGAATGGAGCCGAGGTTCGACGCCAGTGACGCCAGCGACGCCAGAATGATCAGATCCAGTTGCGTATGGGCCAGAGCATAACCCGCAAGGGGCATGATGACCTCCGATGGAATCGGAATGCAGGCGGACTGGATCGCCATCAGGAGAATGACACTGGCGTAGCCACCGCTGCTGATCGCAGCGACAAGGAGCGCAATAATTTTTTCAGACATGCACCTGAAGTATAGCGGCTAGGCGCTTGCTGCAAATTTGCTAGCATCAGTATTCAGGAGAAATACATAGATGGCAGATTCCATTATGGCTATGGCAACAGCAACGGCAGGCACGGCAACACCAGGCGCAACCGCGGTCGGACGGCCTGCAAGTTCGTACGCTGCCCACGATCCTTCGAAGCCGCCCGTAAAGCGCCAGATCGTCTGCTTCAGCTTCTACAAAGTGATGCCTGAGTGGCGTCGGCTACCTGCCGAAGAGAAAGCCGCGCATAAGCAGGCCTTCTCCGATGTCCTCGCTAAGTGGAACAAACCAGGCGAGTTCCTTTCGCTCACATATTCCACCGTAGGCACGCGCGGCGATGTGGATATGTGCATCTGGTCCATCGGCTACGCCGTCGAGGAGCTGAATCGCATGCGCAGTGAGCTGATGGCCACACCGTTGGGCGGCTACCTCAATTCGCCCCATAACTTCCTTGCTATGACCAAGCGCTCGCAGTACCAGATTGATCGCGAGGATGAGAGTGAGGGCGAGGGGCGAGGGGCGATTCGTCCCGGTGGCCAGAAATATATCTTTATCTATCCGTTCTGGAAGACGCGTCCCTGGTATCTTTTGCCAGCAACAGAGCGGAAGCGGCTGATGGACGAGCACATCCGCATAGGGCTGTTGTATCCGCGGGTCAAGATCAACACCACATATTCTTTCGGCATCGACGATCAGGAGTTTGTCGTCGCGTTCGAGACGAACTTTCCCGATGACTTTCTCGACCTGGTACAGCAGCTTCGGGAGACCGAGATCAGCATGTATACCTTGCAGGACACGCCTATCTTCAGCTGCGTTCGGCTGCCCGCAGCGGAGATGCTCGATCGACTGGGATAAGGCTATATGTCTGCAACCAAAGCAGTTAAACCTGTTGGGACGATCAAGCAAATAGCGACGGGAGCGAAGGCGCGGGCTATCGCCGCCAGCGAGCCCGTCGCTCCCAAAAAGAAGCCCGGGAAGACGAAGAAGCCTCTTGCCCCCGAGCGCGTTGCGGCGATTCTCGACGCGTTGTGCAAGGCATATCCGAATGCTGTTTGTGCGCTAACGCACCGTTCCGCGTGGGAGCTGACTGTCGCAACCATCCTGTCGGCACAGTGCACGGATGTTCGAGTCAATCTTGTAACTCCTTCACTCTTCAAGACTTTCCCAACACCCAAAGCAATGGCTGCAGCTTCCTTGCCTGAGATCGAGGAGCTGATTCGGACGACTGGCTTCTTTCGGAACAAGGCAAAGTCGATCCAGGGTGCGGCGAAATGTGTCGTCGAGGACTATGGAAACAAGGTGCCCCAGACGATGGAGGAGCTGCTGAAGCTGCCCGGCGTGGCGCGGAAGACCGCAAATGTGGTGCTGGGTTCGTGGTTCAAGATTGCGGATGGCGTTGTTGTCGATACCCATGTCCTTCGCATCAGCAAACGACTGGAACTTACTGAAAATACTACACCTGAGAAAGTTGAGCGCGATCTAATAAAGGTGATTCCACAGGACCATTGGATCGACTATTCGCACGAGATTATCTTTCATGGGCGGCAGTTGTGCGTGGCGCGGAAGCCTCGCTGCGTGGACTGCTCGCTGGAGACGTTGTGCAACTCCTCCGATAAGACCTGGACGTCGCATTGAGTCTGCGGATTGCTGCGATTCGGTCGGGCACGGAGCCGGTAGGAAAGCTGCCGGTGGGAGCGTTTCATCGTTGGCTGGAGACACCGATCCTTTGCCCTAAGTGTCATGTTTCCTACAATATGGTGGTTGATTGGGATGCTGCGGCTGATCGTTGGTTTGCCGAGTCGTCGCGACCGTTGATCCAGTTGCTCACTAAAGCTGTGCAGATGGGACATAGCAACAATCACCGAGTGACGCACTTTGAAACGGCGGGCGTCGTTGTGGAAAGCATCATCGTTCCTGCCTCTTGAGAGCTTGACAAACGAGTGTCTCCGACGAGGGTGATTTTCGGAGTAGGGGCTCGTCGAAGAGCCATTTTTGCGTTTGTAACTACAAAACCGGAGTTACGCTTTTGTAGTTACATTTTTGTAGTTACAGCGAAAATTTGAGATGCGCTCAATTTACTCGGCTGAGAAGTGACGTTCCAGGGCTTCGCAGAGGCTGGCGATGGTGGCTTCGTCGGCCTCGAGGTTTGGAGGATAGCCGAGGTCGCGGAGGGTTCGGGAGGTGATGGAACCGATGGAGGCTCGGACGATGGTTTCGGGGAGGGTAAGGTCAGCAGCTTCGAGGAGGGTGACGAGGTTGGTAACGGTGGAGGAGCTGGTGAAGGTGATGGCGTCGGGGTAGCGGTTGGGGTCGGTGAGGATTTCGTGGAGGGCGGCGATGGAGTTGGGTGGGGTGATGGTTCGGTAGGCGGGAACGATGGTCAGGTGCGCTCCGGCGGCGGCGAGAGTGTCGGGAAGGATGTCGCGGGCCTGCTCGGCGCGGACGAGGAGCATGGAGGCTCCGGGAGCGTGGGGCGTAAGGGCCTCGACTAGGGACTCGGCTACGAACTTTGGTGGGATGAGGTTTGGGGTGAGGCCGATTCTTTGCACTGCTTTGGCGGTGGCTGGACCGATGACGGCGATCTGTTTCGGGTTTGGAATGAGGTTGAGGTGCTGGGCGCGTTGGGCGAAGGACTGGACAGCGTTGGCGCTGGTGAAGAGGAGCCAGTCGAAGCTGCTGAGGTTGCTAAGGGCGGCGTCGAGCGTTTGGAAAGAGCTGGGTGGGGCAAGCTCGATGGTGGGGATGAGGATGGGTTGCGCGCCGAGGGATTCGAGGCACGCGGCTAGCTCTGAGGCTTGCTGGCGGGTTCGGGTGATGAGGATGCGTTTGCCGGTTAGGGGCATTTCTCTATATGAGCATATGGGGTGGTTTCTTGGCTTTGGGTGATGACTAGAACAAGCAACGGCAAAAACAACCGCAGGTCCTTCGACTACGCTGCGCTCCGCTCAGGATGACAGGATTTTGGGGGGAGCGAGAGAAGAACAAGCAATCGCAAGGGCCGATGCTTGTCCTTCTCCTGTGTTGCGGTTTAGACGGATGCGTTGAGGAGGTTGAGGGCGCCTCGGGCGATCAGGTCGGCGGCTATCTGTTCACCTAATTCGTTAGGGTCGGAGGTGCATGGGGTGGTGGCGGAGAGTTGGACCATGGCTTCGCCGTCGGGGGCGACTACCTGGGCGTAGAGGCGGTAGTGGCCATCTTCGGGGGTGCAGTGGGCTCCGATGGGAAGTTGACAGCCGCCGCCTAGGGCGTTGAGGACGGCACGCTCGGCGGTGGTGCAGAAGCGGGTGTGAGGGTGCTCGAAGAAGGCGATGGCGTTGCGGACGTAGGCGTCGTGGGCTTCGTCGACGGGGTGGTCGATGGCGCGGGTTTCGAGGGCTAGGGCTCCCTGGCCAGGGGCCGGACACATTTCTTCGGGAGAGAAGCGTTGATGGACCCACTCGGCGCGCTTGAGGCGGTCGAGGCCGGCTGCGGCTAAGACGAGGGCGTCGGCGTCTCCCTTTTCTAGTTTTTTGAGGCGGGTGTCGATGTTGCCGCGGATCTCGACGAACTCGAGGTCGGGGCGGAGGGCGAGGAGCTGGGCTCGGCGACGCGGGCTGGTGGTGCCGACGCGGCCTCCTTCCGGGAGGGTGTGGAGCGCCCAGTAGGGCTCGCAGACCCAGACGTCGCGGGCGTCGGCGCGTTTGGGGATGGCAGCGAGGCTGAACTGGGAGGCAAGCTGGGTGGGGAGATCTTTGAGGCAGTGTACAGCGAGATCGATGCGGCCCTCTTGCAGGGCCTCTTCGATCTCCTTGATGAAGATGCCTTTGCCGTCGAGGTTGGGTGGCGGGACGAAGCCGGGCTGCTGCATGCGGTCGCCGGTGGTGCGGATGATCTCGAGCTCGGCGTGGTAGCCTGCGTCGCGGAGGGCGTAGAGGATGTGGTTAGCCTGCCAGAGGGCGAGCTGCGAGCCCCGGGAGCCGATGCGAATGATCTCTTTCATGTCTTCTTCAGGATAAGCGACGATGAGGAATCCGCTTGTGGGAGTCTTGAATCGGTATAAAAAGAGGTCTACCCCCTACCCCCTATCTGAGATATCAAAATATGAAGAACAAAGGACTTAGGTCTGGACTTAGATATGATTTGGTCTGGTTGAATCGGGGGGTTGGTTGCGCTTGTAGCGGCGGGTCGGGGACTGGGAACGTGTTTCTGCTCCCTTTATTCATTATATCGAGCGGCAAGGGGTGAATGGGCACATTTCGAGTGATGCGAACGGTGCGTCTTTATTGGGGATTTCGTGGTGGGGTGGGTTTGGGGGGCTTGACAGGTTTTTGGGTGGTTGGATTGAGGGTAAAGCATTTGGCTCTTCGAAGCGGTTTAGAGACTGAGGAGCTATGGAGAGGGGTGCGGGCGACGATTCCCTCAGAGGCTAAAGCCCCGCGTCTTTTCACCCTTTACGGCACGGCAGAAGCCGTGCCCTTCCGAAACCCTTTTCCTCCGGTAGCAGTTTTTTTGACAGGACAATTCTTGAGTGATCGACTTTCCGTTCATGCGAAGCCTTCACACGAAACGATAAGACCCGCCTTGGATGGCGGGTCTTATCCCTCTTTGATGTTCGGTTCGCTAAACACTGAGGCCGGGAACGGTCTTGCTGGTGTTGTGTCGGAAGATATTGACCGCTCCAATTACCTCATCTTTGTGATCGCGGATGGGGAAGATGTTGGCCAGGGCCAGAAGGCGTTGCCCGCCTGGCTGCTCGCAGATCGCGTCGGCGTTGCGAACAGTACCACCATTCTTGATCACCACGGATGGCGGTGCGTGTTCGTGGGGCATCACCTCACCCGACGGATAGCGGAGTATGTGAGCTCCGCAGTACTTCTCCGAGGCTCCCAGGGCAGGAGAGCGTCCCCAGGCTGCAATCGCCGTTTGATTGCATTTGATAAGGGTTCCATCCTTTTCCAGAACATAGATTCCCACGGGGATGTCATCGATCGCCGATTGATCCGCAAGAATTCCCTCAACGACAAGATGCCCGCTCTGGATTTCTCCTCGAAATTCGATGTTCTCGAAGTCACCCTCCAAGATCATTTCGCGCGTTGCCTGAGTATCAACTGGAAGTACCGTACTCGTCGCCATTTCGCCTCCTTCGTGTGTGTGATTCACAGTGTGAGGGAACCTTACTGGCCTACCGAAGCCCTGTCTTCGATCTAAAGATGGAAATATTAATCAACCTTTGGATCTATCCGATGCTTTGCGACAGTGGAGCCGCGTTTTGGCAGCTTCTATTCTTGTGCGCTGGATCTCGGTTATTCGGGGTCTTTGGTGGAGGGCTTGCGGAGGGCGGTGAGTTGGGGGTGGAGGAGCTTGGCGGTGAGGGAGCGGGTGAGGGCTTCGACTGCATCGCGCTGCTCGGGGGTGAGGGTGGCGAGTTTGGCGGCGGAGCGGGCGAGTTCGGCCTCGCGGATGGACTCGGCGTTTTGCTGGAGGGCGAGGATGGCGGGGACGGCGTCGCGGGATTGTAACCGCTGCTGATACTTATCGACCTCGCGAGCGACGATGGACTCGGCGGCCTGGGCTTCGCGGCTGCGGTCGGCGAGGTTGGCCTGGGCGACCTGCTGGAGGTCGTCGATGTCGTAGACGAAGCAGCCTTCGACCTCGTTCATGCTGGGATCGACGTCGCGTGGAACGGCGATGTCGATGAAGAACATGGGGCGGTGGCGGCGGCGCTCGAGGAAGTGCTGGCCGTGGGAGCGGCCAAAGATCTTATGCGGGGCTCCGGTGGAGGTGATGACGATGTCGGCTCGGGCGGCCTGGGCGTAGAGCTCGTCGTAGGGGATGACGGTGGTGGAGGCGGGCGAGTGGAGGAACTCGGCGGCGAGGCGCTGGGCGTGGGCCTCGGTCCGGTTGGCGACGAGGATGCTGGCGGCTCCCTGCTGGATGAGGTGACGGGCGGCTAGCTCGGACATTTTGCCGGCTCCGACGAGGAGGACGGTCTTGCCTTGCAGGTTGCCGAAGATCTTGCGGGCGAGGTCGACGGCGACGCTGGCGATGGAGACGGAGCTGGAGCCGATCTGGGTTTCGCTGCGGATTTTTTTGGCTACGGTGAAGGTGCGCTGGAGGAGGGCTTCGAGGTTGGTCTGGACGGCGCCGACCTCGCGGGCTACGGTGTAGGACTCTTTGACCTGGCCGAGGATCTGGGGCTCGCCGACGACCATGGAGTCGAGGGAGCTGGCGACGCGGAAGAGATGGCGGACGGCTTCGCGCTCGCGGAACTCGTAGAGGTGGGGGGTGAGAGTGGCGATGGGAACGGCGAAGTACTCGTGGAGGAAGCGGGGCAGGTCGGGGGTGGTGTCGTCCTGGAGGGTGAGGAGTTCGACGCGGTTGCAGGTGGAGAGGATGAGGCCCTCGTGGATGCCGGGCTGGTGGAGGAGGGTGCGCGTAGCGTCGGCGAGGCGGCCTGCGGGGATGGCGAGGCGCTCGCGGACCTCGATGGGCGCGGTGTTGTGGTTGATGCCTAACAGCACGAGACTGCGCGTGGTCTCGCTCATGGAGTGGTGAACCTGTGGACGCTGGAGAGCTGGTTGGCAGCCCAGACGGCGAGGACGACGAGGAAGACGAAGCTGGAGAGATAGACGGCGCGACGTCCGCGGAGGCCGGAGTGGCGGCGGATGAAGATCATGATGGCGTAGGCGAACCACATGGCGAAGGAGAGCAGGACCTTGGGGTCGAGGAAGAAGGTGGAGCCGATGGTCTGCTGCGCGATGACGGAGCCGATGAGGAGACCGGCGGTCATGCAGGGGAAGCCGTAGAGGAGGCTCTTGAGGGCGATCTGGTCGGTGGTTTCGAGGGGTGGGAGCCAGAGGAGCGTGGGGGCCTTCTTCTTGAGGCGGCGTTCTTGAATGAGATAGAACAGCGACGCTAGAAGCGAGAGGATGAGGGCGGCGTAGGCGGCGAGCAGGAGAGCTATGTGGAGGAGGATCCAGCCGGTGCTGTGGATGGGGAGGGTCTCCTGGCCGGGGCGGAAGGCGGCGAGCACGCCGAGGAGGAAGACGAGGGGAAGGACAAAGATGCCGAGGGAGACGGTGCGGAATCGCCAGTAGACGAGAAGGAAGGCGGCGGCGAGCAGGAGGGCGAAGAGGCTCTGTATTTCGTGGGTTTCGACGGGGAGGCGATGGTGGGCGGCGTTGAGCATCTCGGCGAGCGAGACGAAGTGGAAGAGCAGTGCGGCGATGGTGGTGGGGATGGCGATGCGGCTCCAGCCGCTTCGGCTGCGCTCAGGGGTGGCGGCGAGCGCGGCAGGAAGGACGGCGAGCGCGGCTATGCCGTAGAGGAGAACCGCGACTTTGAGCCAGAGGAGTGACATTGCTAAGATTCGATCGCTGTGGGCTGCGCGAATCTTCAGTATATCGTGTGCGCTCAGGATGACTGTTTTTGGTGGATAGATAAGAACAGGCAACAGCAACGACAAAAGCAACCGCAGGTCCTTCGACTACGCGCTTTGCGCTTCGCTCAGGATGACAGTTTTTGGGTGGGTGGATAAGAACAGGCAACAGCAACGACAAGAACAACCGCAGGTCCTTCGACTACGCGCTTTGCGCTTCGCTCAGGATGACAGTTTTTTTTGCGATTTGAGGAGAAGAGAGAGTGAACATGGGCGGATGCGGGTTGGCATCCGCCCATGTTGGTTGTGTGAGGCGTTTATTTCAGGTCGTCGCAGTGCTTTCCGTCGGTGATGGCGGTTAGGACTGAGTTGACTGAGGTGAGGGTGCGGTCGTAGCAGCCTTCGAAGAGCTGGAAGCTGCGGTACTGGCCGGTGGTGGCGGTGGGGGTGTGGGAGACGAAGTTTCCGGCGGCGTTGTAGTTGAGGGTGTCGGCGGCCTGGATGGTCTCGTGGCTGGCAGCGAGGGTGATTGGGAGGCCGAAGAAGGGCTGTTTGAGGGTGTCGATATTCTGCTGATTGACGGTGGTGGTGATGGCGGTGGTGCCGTCGGCGTTACCGAGCTGATTGTAGTTGAGGGTGAGCGGGTAGGAGACGTCGCGGATTTTGGTGTCGGTGAAGATGCCGTTGCGGGTAGTGGTGACCTGGTGGGCGGTGGTGGTCTGGGTGAGGAGCTGCTGATACTGCGTGGCGGTGATGTTGTAGGTCTGGAGGTTGGCGAAGGTGCCGGTCTGCTCTACGGTGGTATCGACGCGGCCGAAGGAGGTGTTGACGTAACCGCCGATGGTGTACTTGCTCGAGGCGGTGACGTTGACGGTGCCGGTGATGTTGCCGCTGGTGTCGGTCTTCAGGTTTTCGGCGATAGTGGGTGCGGCGGTGGCAGTGAGGGTGTTTTTGGTGGTTGCGCCGGTGACGATGGGGCGGAAGGGATCGGCGAAGAGGAGAAGTGAGCCGGTGATGTCAAAGCCGCTGTCGGCGTTATAGACGCTGACGGCGACGGTATGGGAGCTGCCGTCGTTGAGCTGGGCGGCGAAGGGGGTGAGATCGACGCGGTAGGGCTTGAAGTTGAGGGTCTGGACGCCGGGGATGGGCTCCCAGAGGTAGGGGTCGATGCCGCCGGTGTAGATCCAGGGGTAGACGGGCGCGATGCCGGCGGGGGTGCCATCGATGGTGACGAGGGTCTGGCGGAAGCCGGTGTTGCCACAGTTTTCGAGCTCGTTGGCGACGTCGTTGGGGACGCAGGTGTACCAGAACTCGTCGGAGGACTGGGACTGGGTGACGAGATCGAGGTAGGCGCGGACGGTGTTGCGTGGGAGGGTGAAGGTTCCGCTTACGGTGTCGGTGCTGGAGCTGACGCGGCCGGTCTCGTTGGTGGGAAAGGAGTAGACGGCGGTGGGGGTGGCGGGCGCGGGGTCGCGGAAGGAGGCGGGGTAGAACTCGAGGGTAGCGGAGGAGTAGATGGCTCCGTTGTAGTCGACGCCGCCGGAGACGCCATAGTAGTTGGCGATGCTGGCGACGCCGACCTGGGTGTCCTTGAAGAGGGCGCTGAGGTCGGTGACGTCGCGCTCGATGTGCCAGGAGGGCGAGAGGGCTGAGCGGGGCTCGGCGGTGGTGCCGAAGTAGATGTTGGCTCCGCCGAGGAAGAACTTGGCGGTGCGGTCGTACTGGCGGCCGGCGGTGACGGTGAAGTCGGCGGTGAGGACGACCTTGGCCCAGGGACCTTTGCAGTCGGCGGGTGGGGTGTAGGTGATGGGCTTATCGTTGAAGTCGATGAACTCGAGGTTGGAGAAGAGGGTGACGACGCAGGGGGTGGTGCTGGGGCGGGAGACGAGGGGCTCGGCGGAGACGGGGTTGGAGGAGCCTATCTGCGGGCTGGGCGGGTTCGGGATGACGACCTGGGCGGGCACGACCGCGACGAGAGCGGCGGCGCCGAAGAGCGCGATAGCGGTGTTTCGTACAGAGGAGAGCACGCGGAGAACCTCGGTTGGAGATTGAAGATGACGAAGGGTAGCACGAGATTTGCAGAAACGTGAAAATTTGATTTTGGTTTGGGCAGGGATTTGCTTGGATGCGGAAGGGGGAGTGAGAGAGCGTAACGATTTCCTCAGGGGTTGGAGTTTGTCCCGTTCACGGTGAAGCTGATTGAATCCCACCCTTTGCAAGAGCGCGAAGGATGGGGCACCCGGCATACAACGGCAAAAACAACCGCAGGTCCTTCGGCTACGCGCTTTGCGCTTCGCTCAGGATGACAGTTTTTTGGTGGGGTGGGAGAAAAACGAGCAACAGCAAAAGCAGATGCAAATGCCGGGCCTGCGGGGTTTTGAACAGGTGGGTAGGGTGGGGAGATGATCTGAGGGCGGCGGGGCGGTATTCTGACGGATGTGACGACAGAGATGACCATGGATGCGGCGGCGCTGACGCCGGTGATGCGGCAGTACTTTGCGGCGAAGGAGCAGTATCCCGATTGCCTGATGTTTTGCCGGATTGGGGACTTCTACGAGCTGTTTTATGAGGACGCGATTCTGGTGGCGCGGGAGCTACAGCTGACGCTGACGGCTCGGGATAAAGAGAAGAAGCAGCCGATGTGCGGGGTTCCCTACCATGCAGCGGAGGTGTATCTACAGCGGCTGCTGCGAATGGGGTATCGGATTGCCCTGTGTGAGCAGATGGAGGACCCGAAGACGGTCAAGACGATCGTCCGACGGGAGGTGACGCGGGTGCTGACGCCGGGGACGGCGATGGATCCGACGTTGGGGGCGGAGCAGAGTAATTATCTGGCTAGCGTGTATATGAAAGCCGGGTGTGCGGCTTTGGCTCTGCTGGATCTGTCTACGGGGGAGTTTCGGGCTACGGAGTTTGCGGGGGCTTCGGCTTGGGCGGGTGTGGTGGATGAGCTGGGGCGGGTGAGGCCGGTGGAGTTGTTGTACTCGTCGGGTGGGATGCTGGGTGGGGTGAATCTTGCGGGAGAGTCGGAGACGTCGGCGGGGCTGGAGGCGATTCGGACGAAGACGGCGGTGGAGGATTGGGTGTTTTCGGCAGAGTATGTGGTGCCGTTGCTGCGGAACCATTTTCGGGTGCACTCGCTGGATGGGATGGGGCTGGGTGGGCATGAGGCGGCGGCGGTGGCGGCAGGGGCGCTGCTGCACTATATCCAAAAGACGAAGCAGGGTGCGGTAGAGCACGTCGATGGGGTGCGGTACTACGAGCGGTCCACATGCCTTGAGCTGGATGCGGTGAGTGTACGGAATCTGGAGCTGGTGGAGCCGCTGTTCTCGGGTGAGTCGGCACAGACTACTTTGTTTTATACGCTGGATGCTTGCTGTACTCCTATGGGGAAACGGCTGTTGCGGGCTACGCTTTTGCGGCCTGCGCATGAGCTGGTGGAGATTGAGGCTCGGCTGGAGGCGGTGGGTGAGGCGATGGCTTCGCTGCGGCTACGCGAGGAGCTGCGGCGGTCGATGGATGGGGTGCTGGATCTGGAGCGGCTGCTGGCTCGGGTGGCGTTGGATTCGGCTGGACCACGGGAGGTGATGGCGCTGGCGGGGACGCTGGGTTGTCTGCCAGGGGTGGTGCGAGCGGTGGGGGCGTTCGAGGCTAGGCGGTGGCAGGAGTTGGGTGAGAGCTTCGATGCGTTGGAGGATTTGCATGCGTTGGTGGTGCGGACGATTGCGGAGGAGCCGCCGGTGAATTTCTCCGATGGTGGGGTGATTCGGGTTGGTGTGGATGCGGAGTTGGATGAGCTTCGCGAGTTGAGTCGGAGCGGACGGCAGGCGCTGGTGGCGATCGAGGAACGGGAACGGGCGAGGACGGGGATTGGATCGCTGAAGGTGCGGTTCAACTCGGTGTTTGGGTACTACCTTGAGGTGACGAAGGCGAATGCGAAGGCGGTTCCGGCGGACTATGAGCGGAAGCAGACGCTGGTGAATGCGGAGCGGTTTACTACGCCGGAGTTGAAGGAGTATGAGGCGAAGATTCTGACGGCGCAGGAGCGGTCGGGGGAGATTGAGCGGCGGATCTTTGCGGAGCTGCGCGCGGCTCTGCTGGCGGGGGCTCAGCGGATGCGGGCGACGGCG
Protein-coding regions in this window:
- the ccsA gene encoding cytochrome c biogenesis protein CcsA is translated as MSLLWLKVAVLLYGIAALAVLPAALAATPERSRSGWSRIAIPTTIAALLFHFVSLAEMLNAAHHRLPVETHEIQSLFALLLAAAFLLVYWRFRTVSLGIFVLPLVFLLGVLAAFRPGQETLPIHSTGWILLHIALLLAAYAALILSLLASLFYLIQERRLKKKAPTLLWLPPLETTDQIALKSLLYGFPCMTAGLLIGSVIAQQTIGSTFFLDPKVLLSFAMWFAYAIMIFIRRHSGLRGRRAVYLSSFVFLVVLAVWAANQLSSVHRFTTP
- the mutS gene encoding DNA mismatch repair protein MutS, giving the protein MTMDAAALTPVMRQYFAAKEQYPDCLMFCRIGDFYELFYEDAILVARELQLTLTARDKEKKQPMCGVPYHAAEVYLQRLLRMGYRIALCEQMEDPKTVKTIVRREVTRVLTPGTAMDPTLGAEQSNYLASVYMKAGCAALALLDLSTGEFRATEFAGASAWAGVVDELGRVRPVELLYSSGGMLGGVNLAGESETSAGLEAIRTKTAVEDWVFSAEYVVPLLRNHFRVHSLDGMGLGGHEAAAVAAGALLHYIQKTKQGAVEHVDGVRYYERSTCLELDAVSVRNLELVEPLFSGESAQTTLFYTLDACCTPMGKRLLRATLLRPAHELVEIEARLEAVGEAMASLRLREELRRSMDGVLDLERLLARVALDSAGPREVMALAGTLGCLPGVVRAVGAFEARRWQELGESFDALEDLHALVVRTIAEEPPVNFSDGGVIRVGVDAELDELRELSRSGRQALVAIEERERARTGIGSLKVRFNSVFGYYLEVTKANAKAVPADYERKQTLVNAERFTTPELKEYEAKILTAQERSGEIERRIFAELRAALLAGAQRMRATARRVAEIDMLGCFAHLAALRGWVKPTIEDSGVLEFVQARHPVVERRMEESGAGRFVPNSVYLDAEVGPAVMLITGPNMGGKSTYLRQAALLVVMAQCGCFVPAERMRLGLVDRIYTRIGASDNVARGRSTFMVEMTETAAILNTATARSLVLLDEMGRGTATYDGLSLAWATVEHLHDRIGARTLFATHYHELTLLADRLTRLKNLRVTVKETATGIVFLHTVEAGPASKSYGIEVARLAGLPAAVIGRAREVLKLHERAETQQVRESVAVAEPKMQMTMFTPLSQRIVDRLEAADVDGLTPREALNLLAELQRELKG
- a CDS encoding peptide-N4-asparagine amidase — protein: MLSSVRNTAIALFGAAALVAVVPAQVVIPNPPSPQIGSSNPVSAEPLVSRPSTTPCVVTLFSNLEFIDFNDKPITYTPPADCKGPWAKVVLTADFTVTAGRQYDRTAKFFLGGANIYFGTTAEPRSALSPSWHIERDVTDLSALFKDTQVGVASIANYYGVSGGVDYNGAIYSSATLEFYPASFRDPAPATPTAVYSFPTNETGRVSSSTDTVSGTFTLPRNTVRAYLDLVTQSQSSDEFWYTCVPNDVANELENCGNTGFRQTLVTIDGTPAGIAPVYPWIYTGGIDPYLWEPIPGVQTLNFKPYRVDLTPFAAQLNDGSSHTVAVSVYNADSGFDITGSLLLFADPFRPIVTGATTKNTLTATAAPTIAENLKTDTSGNITGTVNVTASSKYTIGGYVNTSFGRVDTTVEQTGTFANLQTYNITATQYQQLLTQTTTAHQVTTTRNGIFTDTKIRDVSYPLTLNYNQLGNADGTTAITTTVNQQNIDTLKQPFFGLPITLAASHETIQAADTLNYNAAGNFVSHTPTATTGQYRSFQLFEGCYDRTLTSVNSVLTAITDGKHCDDLK
- the hemA gene encoding glutamyl-tRNA reductase is translated as MSETTRSLVLLGINHNTAPIEVRERLAIPAGRLADATRTLLHQPGIHEGLILSTCNRVELLTLQDDTTPDLPRFLHEYFAVPIATLTPHLYEFREREAVRHLFRVASSLDSMVVGEPQILGQVKESYTVAREVGAVQTNLEALLQRTFTVAKKIRSETQIGSSSVSIASVAVDLARKIFGNLQGKTVLLVGAGKMSELAARHLIQQGAASILVANRTEAHAQRLAAEFLHSPASTTVIPYDELYAQAARADIVITSTGAPHKIFGRSHGQHFLERRRHRPMFFIDIAVPRDVDPSMNEVEGCFVYDIDDLQQVAQANLADRSREAQAAESIVAREVDKYQQRLQSRDAVPAILALQQNAESIREAELARSAAKLATLTPEQRDAVEALTRSLTAKLLHPQLTALRKPSTKDPE